GCCCGGCGGGCAATGGCCACAGTCAACTCTGTACAGGCTCGAGAGCGTCTAGACAAACTGACCAGCCGACTCGATGCATTGGCGTAGTCGCAGAACAAGGGAGTGAGGACGAGCACCATGGTGCCCTCGGGGTTGTGCCTGCGCACCCACCCGACGGCGGTCTTAAACGGGTTCGGGTAGCGCCGAACAGCCCTACCGTTTTCCCGTCGTCAGTCAGTTCTGGGGTCGTTGCGCTGCTTCTCGTCAAGCGGCGACGGCGATGCGGCCGACGGCGGACCGGAGTCACCGGCGGCCGACTCCCGCTTCTGCTCCCGCTCGGCCCTGTCTAGGCGCGCCGCTTCCTCATCGGCCTTCAAGCCGCGCGCCTCCGCCTTGAAAACGCGGGCGGACTGGCCGAGGGAACGGGCCATCTGCGGAAGCTTGGTGGAGCCGAACAGCAGCACGACCGCGGCGAGCACGATCAGCCAGTGCCAGGCACTGAGCGAACCCATGGGAATCGTTCCCTTCGCTGTCGTGGCCACCCGGGCCACGGGTGGCGGGCGTGTGGTGTGTGGCTGCGGTGTTGTCAGCCCGGCGAGATCAGCTGGCCTGGTTTCTCCCGTGTGGAAAGTCTACTCAGTTCGGTCGCTGTCCAGGATGCCCGCCCATGCCCTGGTCAGGCCGAACGTGGTCTTGAACGCCGAACGCCCTTTTGAAGGTTGTGCCGTTCGTGTCCGTTTCTTCGCTAGTGCCCGCCGCAGCACTGGTGGGGGTTTTCGAGTTCGACCGGCCGCAGCATCCCGCCCGCGGCCGGTTCGACGAGCAGGACGAGTTGGTGGTCCCGGTACTGCGGGCGGAGGAATCCGCGGGTATCCACGAGAACCTCCGGCGTGACTTCGATGCCAACGCCGAGCACCTGTTCGATGGCCGAATCGGCAATGATCCGGGCCGCCGGGTGCACGTCGGTGATCAATCGTTGCCCAGGGAACCGCACACACCGCCCATCCAGCCCCGCGCGGGCTGCCAGCGCGGCCCGCACCGCAGCTTCTTCGGATGCGGACTGAGGCTCGGTGACTGGTTCGTGGTTCGGGCCGATACCGACCGCGGTGCCGTCCACGTGGCGGGC
The sequence above is a segment of the Saccharopolyspora phatthalungensis genome. Coding sequences within it:
- the tatA gene encoding Sec-independent protein translocase subunit TatA encodes the protein MGSLSAWHWLIVLAAVVLLFGSTKLPQMARSLGQSARVFKAEARGLKADEEAARLDRAEREQKRESAAGDSGPPSAASPSPLDEKQRNDPRTD